The Polyangium mundeleinium genome contains the following window.
GACGACGGATCGAGCAGCACGCTGCCGGCGACGAGCTCGCCCATTCCGGACGCCTGGAAATAGGCGGCGGAGGCGATCAAGAGGCAGATGACCGCGGGAAAGTAGCGCTTCAGGATCGCGTCGAGTCCCATGAGCCCAGCTCCGTACTAGCGAGAGACGTGCCAGCCCCGATCCTAGCGCTTCCCGCCCCATTTTTCGCGCGGGAAGGCCACGATCGACAAGGTGGCGAAGGGGGGAGGGTGGGGGCGGCGAGGATTGCCAAAGTGACAATCGGATTTTCAAGCGCCGGGGTAGCGCCGGTCTTCCCGGTGATCAACCCTCGATCTCTCCGAGCTTGCGATAGATCGTGCGGGTGGAGATCCCGAGGAGCTGGGCGGCGACGGATTTGTCGCCATGGGCGTAACGCAAGGTCTCCCGGATGAGCCGGCGTTCGACCTCGTCGAGCGGCGTGCCGACCGAGAACGTGATCGTCTCGGGGGCCGCCGCGAGGCTCTCGCGGATCGACTCGGGAAGGTCCTCGACGGACAATTTCTCGCCGCGGCAGAGCACGGCGGCGCGCTCGATCACGTTCTCCAGCTCGCGGACGTTTCCGGGGAACGAGTAGTCGAGCAGGCGCGCGATCACCTCGCGCGGGGCTTCGAGGCGGCCGCGATTGTTCTTCGCGCAGTAGACGCCGAGGAAATGGTCGACGAGCAGGGGGATGTCCTCGCGGCGCGCCCGGAGCGGAGGGACCGTGATGGCGATGACGTTCAGACGATAAAAGAGGTCCTCGCGGAAGCGGCCCGCTGCGATCTCGGCGCGAAGATCCTTGTTTGTGGCGGCGACGATTCGGACGTCGGCGCGGACGGTATCGCCGCCGATGGGCTCGTATTCGTTTTCCTGCAGGACGCGCAGGAGCTTGACCTGAACGGAGGGGCTGAGCTCGCCGATCTCGTCGAGGAAGAGAGTGCCGCCTGCGGCCTTGGCAAATCGGCCTTCGCGGCGGGCGAATGCGCCGGTGAACGCGCCGCGCTCGTGGCCGAAGAGCTCGGCTTCGAGGATGGTCTCGGGGATCGCGGAGCAGTTGACCGCGACGAAAGGCCCATGGCGGCGCGCGCTGTGGTCGTGGATGTAACGAGCGACGAGCTCCTTGCCGGTGCCACTTTCGCCGAGGACGAGCACGGTGGCCGAGGAGGGCGCGGCCTGCGTGGCGACGTCGAGGACACGTCGAAGCGCCGGGCTCGATCCGATGATCTCGCGTTTCGTGAGGAGCTTGAGCTCCTGGCGGAGGGAGCGGTTTTCGGCGACGAGGGAGCGGCGCTCCGCGGCTTTGCGGACGCTCTTGATGATCGTCATCCGCTTGAGGGGCTTTTCGACGAAGTCGTAGGCGCCCTCGCGCATGGCCTGGACGGCCGTCTCGACGGTGCCGTACGCCGTCATGAGGACGACCTCGGTGTCGGGGGCGAGCTGCTTGATCGCGCGGAGAAGCTCGATGCCGCTGGTGCCGGGCATCATGAGGTCGGTCAGGACGACCTCGACGCGGTGGCCCCGAAGGAGGTCGAGCGCCGCGCGGGCCGACGGCGCGGTGAGGACGCGCATGCCGTCGCGCTGAAAAATCTTCTCGATGGAAGCAAGGTTACTGGGCTCGTCGTCCACCACGAGCACGGTGGGCGCGTCGGCCCCCGCCTTCGCCTCGGGAGGCGCGGGCGTCGAAGATCCTGACAGCTCGTCAACCATGTCGACAACATGTCACGCCGTGAGGCACGGTGTCCACGTGGTCTGACGGTTCGTCAACTTGGCAAGGGCGAGGTTGCTGAGATCACGAAAATCGACGGGATGGGCCCGTGCCAGGATGTCCGATTGCCAGGGTGTCAGCGGATCAACTTCGAGAGCTTCTTGAAGGCGTCCGTCCCTGCGCGTCCGAGCCAGTCGAAGACGACGGTTTCCATCGTGGTGATCGTGGCGCCGGCGTTGCGGCAGAGATCGAGGCCGATGGCGCGGTGATCGTCGCGGCGCGAGGCGACGCC
Protein-coding sequences here:
- a CDS encoding sigma-54-dependent transcriptional regulator, whose product is MVDELSGSSTPAPPEAKAGADAPTVLVVDDEPSNLASIEKIFQRDGMRVLTAPSARAALDLLRGHRVEVVLTDLMMPGTSGIELLRAIKQLAPDTEVVLMTAYGTVETAVQAMREGAYDFVEKPLKRMTIIKSVRKAAERRSLVAENRSLRQELKLLTKREIIGSSPALRRVLDVATQAAPSSATVLVLGESGTGKELVARYIHDHSARRHGPFVAVNCSAIPETILEAELFGHERGAFTGAFARREGRFAKAAGGTLFLDEIGELSPSVQVKLLRVLQENEYEPIGGDTVRADVRIVAATNKDLRAEIAAGRFREDLFYRLNVIAITVPPLRARREDIPLLVDHFLGVYCAKNNRGRLEAPREVIARLLDYSFPGNVRELENVIERAAVLCRGEKLSVEDLPESIRESLAAAPETITFSVGTPLDEVERRLIRETLRYAHGDKSVAAQLLGISTRTIYRKLGEIEG